A region from the Posidoniimonas polymericola genome encodes:
- a CDS encoding 6-pyruvoyl trahydropterin synthase family protein has protein sequence MSEQYHVRVAKEHFVFSAAHFITFGDNICERLHGHNYAVAAEVHGPLDANQYVVDFILVRDTLAKLTQELDHHVLLPTKHPTIRVEVAGQEVTATFEERRWVFPLGDCVLLEVENTTAELLARVLGERLHERLREGGYASPAAITVSVDECNGQEGVWSWTAD, from the coding sequence ATGTCCGAGCAATACCACGTGCGGGTCGCCAAGGAGCACTTCGTGTTCTCGGCCGCCCACTTCATCACCTTCGGCGACAACATCTGCGAGCGGCTGCACGGGCACAACTACGCGGTCGCGGCCGAGGTGCACGGCCCGCTGGACGCCAACCAGTATGTGGTCGACTTCATCCTCGTGCGGGACACGCTGGCCAAGCTGACCCAGGAGCTCGACCACCACGTGCTGCTGCCGACCAAGCACCCCACGATCCGCGTCGAGGTCGCGGGTCAAGAGGTGACCGCGACCTTTGAGGAACGCCGGTGGGTGTTCCCGCTCGGCGATTGTGTCCTGCTAGAGGTGGAAAACACTACCGCAGAGCTGCTCGCCCGCGTGCTCGGCGAGCGGTTGCACGAGCGGCTCCGCGAGGGCGGCTACGCAAGCCCTGCCGCCATCACGGTTTCGGTCGACGAGTGCAACGGCCAGGAGGGCGTCTGGAGCTGGACGGCCGATTGA
- a CDS encoding triphosphoribosyl-dephospho-CoA synthase: MSPADPARPGSLGACATLACLWEATAPKPGNVYRGADFADMSYGDFVTAAVAVGQVFDSAADQTVGELTLSAVQAMRAAVAVNTHLGTILLLGPLAKGAGPAGGICGAAAAVARQTTRDDARLAYQAIRLAAPGGMGESAKADLSEQSPAVTLYEAMTLAADRDLVARQHAGGFADVAAVAAQIATLLADGAPLADAIVHAHTAQMAAAADTLIARKCGPGVAAESAARAGRVIDAGPLGSDAYQQQLADLDFWLRSDGHRRNPGATADVVAAALFCLLVEDRLSWPVRFYGAPS; the protein is encoded by the coding sequence ATGAGCCCCGCCGACCCGGCCCGGCCGGGCAGCCTGGGGGCGTGCGCGACGCTCGCCTGCCTGTGGGAGGCAACCGCCCCCAAGCCGGGCAACGTCTACCGCGGCGCCGACTTCGCCGACATGTCCTACGGCGACTTCGTCACGGCGGCGGTCGCGGTGGGTCAGGTGTTCGACAGCGCGGCCGACCAGACGGTGGGCGAGCTGACCCTCAGCGCGGTTCAGGCGATGCGGGCGGCGGTCGCGGTCAACACGCACCTGGGGACCATCCTGCTGCTCGGGCCGCTCGCGAAGGGCGCCGGCCCCGCTGGCGGCATCTGCGGCGCGGCCGCCGCGGTCGCCCGACAAACCACCCGCGACGACGCCCGGCTCGCCTACCAGGCGATCCGCCTGGCCGCCCCCGGCGGGATGGGCGAATCCGCCAAGGCCGACCTCAGCGAGCAGTCGCCCGCGGTCACGCTCTACGAGGCGATGACCCTCGCCGCCGACCGCGACCTGGTCGCCCGCCAGCACGCGGGCGGCTTCGCCGACGTCGCCGCGGTCGCGGCGCAGATCGCCACGCTCCTAGCCGACGGCGCGCCGCTCGCCGACGCGATCGTCCACGCCCACACCGCGCAGATGGCCGCCGCGGCCGACACGCTGATCGCCCGCAAGTGCGGGCCCGGGGTCGCCGCGGAGTCGGCCGCGCGGGCCGGGCGGGTGATCGACGCCGGCCCTCTCGGCAGCGACGCCTACCAGCAGCAGCTGGCCGACCTCGACTTCTGGCTCCGGTCCGACGGCCACCGCCGCAACCCCGGCGCGACCGCCGACGTGGTCGCCGCGGCGTTGTTCTGCCTGCTGGTCGAGGATCGGTTATCCTGGCCGGTGCGGTTCTACGGCGCCCCGAGCTGA
- a CDS encoding alpha/beta fold hydrolase, producing the protein MPVGDANLAPAARPADAAPGARPAAELPPEVRRHVEFPSHWLSTPQGRLHYADEGPKGAEQTLLFVHGNPTWSYHWRRLIKKFRGERRCVAMDHLGMGGSELPPEPLRLADHIDNVVRLIDTLDLRGVTLVAQDWGGSIGLGALEQRRDRFERIVLFNTGAFPPEKIPLRIDVCRTPVLGRWALQGLNAFSWAALRMTLSRSPDLPPGVGEAYLAPHPDWRRRRAVYDFVADIPRNASHPTWQTLEKIEGGLPALAELPICLIWGMKDWCFAPWCLERFLKSWPAAETHRLQDVGHWVVEDAPVEAEKIVAQFLGSTPAAGRQ; encoded by the coding sequence ATGCCAGTCGGCGATGCCAATCTAGCCCCCGCCGCCCGCCCGGCCGACGCCGCGCCGGGTGCTAGACCTGCCGCCGAGCTCCCGCCTGAGGTCCGACGGCACGTCGAGTTTCCCAGCCACTGGCTGTCGACTCCGCAGGGGCGGCTGCACTACGCCGACGAGGGCCCCAAGGGCGCCGAGCAGACGCTGCTGTTCGTGCACGGCAATCCGACCTGGAGCTACCACTGGCGGCGGCTGATCAAGAAGTTCCGCGGCGAGCGGCGGTGCGTCGCGATGGACCACCTCGGCATGGGCGGCAGCGAGCTGCCACCCGAGCCGCTGCGGCTCGCCGACCACATCGACAACGTGGTGCGGTTGATCGACACGCTCGACCTGCGCGGGGTGACGCTGGTCGCGCAGGACTGGGGCGGCTCGATCGGCCTGGGCGCGCTCGAGCAACGCCGCGACCGCTTCGAACGGATCGTGCTGTTCAACACCGGGGCGTTCCCGCCCGAGAAGATCCCGCTGCGGATTGATGTCTGTCGCACGCCGGTGCTCGGGCGGTGGGCCCTGCAGGGGCTCAACGCGTTCTCGTGGGCCGCGCTCCGGATGACGCTCTCCCGCTCGCCCGACCTGCCGCCGGGCGTCGGCGAGGCCTACCTCGCGCCGCACCCCGACTGGCGCCGCCGCCGCGCAGTGTACGACTTTGTCGCCGACATCCCCCGCAACGCGTCGCACCCAACGTGGCAGACGCTGGAGAAGATCGAGGGCGGCCTGCCCGCGCTCGCCGAACTGCCGATCTGCCTGATCTGGGGGATGAAGGACTGGTGCTTCGCGCCGTGGTGCCTGGAGCGGTTTCTTAAATCGTGGCCCGCGGCCGAGACCCACCGCCTGCAGGACGTCGGCCACTGGGTAGTCGAGGACGCGCCGGTCGAGGCCGAGAAGATCGTCGCGCAGTTCTTGGGCTCGACCCCGGCGGCGGGGCGGCAATGA
- a CDS encoding metal-dependent transcriptional regulator — translation MASLTVENYLKTIVHLAGEHEAETIATGQIAAALGVSPGTVTSMLKTLADSGLATYTPYEGVHLTASGERLAMRVIRRHRLIELFLVQTLGLSWDEVHDEAENMEHAVSDWLVDRIDAQLGFPSVDPHGEPIPASDGSIAAPSDGPLADHPPGVPFRVTRVVDQSPEFLRKLSDAGLEIGAEGRLAPPSTEGALVVQVDAGRRTLSADEASRVMVE, via the coding sequence GTGGCTAGCCTTACTGTCGAGAACTACCTGAAGACCATCGTGCACCTCGCCGGGGAGCACGAGGCGGAGACCATCGCCACCGGGCAGATCGCCGCCGCGCTGGGCGTGTCGCCCGGCACGGTCACCAGCATGCTCAAGACCCTGGCCGACAGCGGCCTGGCGACTTACACGCCGTACGAAGGGGTCCACCTGACTGCGTCCGGCGAGCGGCTCGCGATGCGGGTCATCCGCAGGCACCGGTTGATCGAGCTGTTCCTGGTGCAGACGCTCGGGCTCTCGTGGGACGAGGTCCACGACGAGGCCGAGAACATGGAGCACGCGGTCAGCGACTGGCTGGTCGACCGCATCGACGCCCAACTCGGCTTCCCGTCGGTCGACCCGCACGGCGAGCCGATCCCCGCGTCGGACGGCTCGATCGCCGCGCCGTCCGACGGGCCGTTGGCCGACCACCCGCCCGGCGTGCCGTTCCGGGTTACGCGTGTGGTGGACCAGTCGCCTGAGTTCCTGCGGAAGCTGAGCGACGCGGGGCTCGAGATCGGCGCCGAGGGTCGGCTGGCCCCGCCCTCGACCGAGGGCGCGTTGGTCGTCCAGGTCGACGCCGGGCGGCGCACGCTGAGCGCCGACGAGGCGTCGCGCGTGATGGTTGAGTAG
- a CDS encoding alkene reductase, whose protein sequence is MAQATSTDSLLSPYDLHGLQLKNRVVMAPLTRGRAGKGRVPQAVNATYYAQRASAGLIISEATTVSPQANGWNESAGIYTNPMQLGWTKVTEAVHDAGGRIFMQLWHTGRASHSEFHAGAPPVAPSAIAIDGEHAHTPTGKQPYETPRALDTEEIPEIVEDYRNAAARAKEAGFDGVEVHSANGYLLDEFLQSKTNHRDDRYGGSIENRYRMLGEVMAAVTEVWDSTRVGVRLSPNGSFNGMGSPDYREQFTHAFEQLDQLNLAYLHVMDGLGFGFHELGEPVTLAEVRKHYHGTLMGNCGYDRESADQAIASGDADLISFGRPFISNPDLAERFANGWPLAPEAPMEDWYSPTGASGYTDFPAYEATA, encoded by the coding sequence ATGGCTCAAGCCACCAGCACCGATTCGCTGCTCTCGCCCTACGACCTCCACGGACTTCAGCTGAAGAACCGCGTGGTGATGGCGCCCCTCACCCGGGGGCGGGCCGGCAAGGGCCGCGTGCCGCAGGCAGTAAACGCGACCTACTACGCGCAGCGGGCGTCGGCTGGGCTGATCATCTCCGAGGCGACTACCGTCTCGCCCCAGGCTAATGGCTGGAACGAGTCGGCCGGCATCTACACCAACCCGATGCAGCTGGGGTGGACCAAGGTCACCGAAGCCGTACACGACGCCGGCGGGCGGATCTTCATGCAGCTGTGGCACACCGGCCGCGCCTCGCACAGCGAGTTCCACGCCGGCGCCCCGCCGGTCGCCCCGTCGGCGATCGCGATCGACGGCGAGCACGCGCACACGCCGACCGGCAAGCAGCCCTACGAAACCCCGCGGGCGCTCGACACCGAAGAGATCCCCGAAATCGTCGAGGACTACCGCAACGCCGCCGCGCGGGCCAAGGAGGCCGGCTTCGACGGCGTCGAGGTGCACTCGGCCAACGGCTACCTGCTCGACGAGTTCCTGCAGTCCAAGACCAACCACCGCGACGACCGGTACGGCGGCAGTATCGAGAACCGCTACCGGATGCTCGGCGAGGTTATGGCCGCCGTCACCGAGGTGTGGGACTCGACCCGCGTCGGCGTGCGGCTGTCGCCCAACGGCTCGTTCAATGGCATGGGATCGCCCGACTACCGCGAGCAGTTCACCCACGCGTTCGAGCAGCTCGACCAGCTCAACCTGGCCTACCTGCACGTGATGGACGGCCTCGGCTTCGGCTTCCACGAGCTGGGCGAGCCGGTCACGCTCGCCGAGGTCCGCAAGCACTACCACGGCACGCTGATGGGCAACTGCGGTTACGACCGCGAGTCGGCCGACCAGGCGATCGCCAGCGGCGACGCCGACCTGATCTCGTTCGGCCGCCCGTTCATCAGCAACCCGGATCTGGCCGAGCGGTTCGCCAACGGCTGGCCCCTGGCGCCCGAGGCGCCGATGGAGGATTGGTACTCGCCGACCGGGGCCAGCGGGTACACCGACTTCCCGGCGTACGAAGCGACCGCGTAG
- a CDS encoding acyltransferase family protein, producing the protein MTKPNASSAAPSTGRILELDALRGLAAVAVVLFHFTTRFEALFGRATPLGWSVSLGEYGVDLFFMLSGFVILMTLERTTGWFSFVWGRFSRLYPAYWVAVGLTFAVVAWFGLPGQEVSPRDALLNVTMVQSLLGAEHVDGAYWSLQAEVIFYANMLLLFRSGVFRRPLTAVVAWVAVSVAALLISLGAEHGLLPAAAAHVTKLMTLGSLKYIPLFGVGILLYSLKQRRIDSLEAVLGVTLCLLADVLHHGVTAGVVGIGLAGLLAAAVHGRLPWLNQRGLVYLGALSYPLYLVHQNIGYVIMRSAEAAGIAPGLGVAAAVAVAVVLAAALHHLVEGPSLACLRGRRPHLSWLKLGNRQDAKPGGWVVPARPARESARLPTLIVGSRTAPSPLATWRLGGSLLYRASRCRPAGCNRSRVLAVRTPNVAPLRRPGLLC; encoded by the coding sequence ATGACGAAGCCGAACGCCTCCTCCGCTGCTCCCTCGACGGGCCGCATCCTGGAACTCGACGCCCTGCGTGGACTGGCCGCCGTCGCAGTGGTTCTGTTCCATTTCACCACGCGGTTTGAGGCGCTGTTTGGTCGCGCGACGCCGCTCGGCTGGTCGGTCTCCCTCGGCGAGTACGGCGTCGACCTGTTCTTTATGCTGAGCGGCTTTGTGATCCTGATGACGCTCGAGCGGACCACGGGCTGGTTCTCGTTCGTGTGGGGCCGGTTCAGCCGGCTGTACCCGGCGTACTGGGTCGCGGTTGGGTTGACCTTCGCGGTGGTCGCCTGGTTCGGGCTGCCGGGGCAGGAGGTCTCGCCGCGGGACGCGCTGCTGAACGTGACGATGGTCCAGTCGCTGCTCGGCGCCGAGCACGTTGACGGCGCGTACTGGTCGCTGCAGGCCGAGGTGATCTTCTACGCCAACATGCTGCTGCTGTTCCGCAGCGGCGTGTTCCGGCGGCCGCTGACCGCGGTGGTCGCTTGGGTCGCCGTGTCGGTCGCCGCCCTGCTGATCTCGTTGGGCGCCGAGCACGGCCTGCTGCCGGCCGCCGCCGCGCACGTCACCAAGCTGATGACCCTCGGCAGCCTGAAGTACATCCCGCTGTTCGGCGTCGGCATCCTGCTGTACTCGCTGAAGCAGCGGCGGATCGACAGCCTCGAGGCCGTGCTCGGCGTCACCCTCTGTTTGCTGGCCGACGTGCTGCACCACGGTGTGACCGCTGGCGTCGTCGGCATCGGGCTGGCGGGGCTGCTGGCCGCCGCCGTCCACGGCCGGCTGCCGTGGCTCAACCAACGCGGGCTGGTCTACCTCGGCGCGCTTTCGTACCCGCTCTACCTGGTGCACCAGAACATCGGCTACGTGATCATGCGTTCGGCCGAAGCCGCAGGCATCGCCCCGGGGCTTGGCGTCGCCGCCGCGGTGGCGGTCGCCGTCGTGCTGGCGGCGGCCTTGCACCACCTGGTCGAAGGGCCCTCGCTCGCCTGTCTGCGGGGCAGGCGTCCGCACCTCTCTTGGCTGAAGCTTGGGAACCGCCAAGACGCCAAGCCTGGCGGTTGGGTAGTGCCCGCCCGACCCGCTCGCGAGTCAGCACGATTGCCCACACTGATTGTCGGTTCGCGGACTGCCCCTAGCCCCTTGGCGACTTGGCGTCTTGGCGGTTCACTTCTTTATCGGGCGTCGAGATGCCGCCCGGCGGGCTGCAATCGCTCTCGCGTCCTGGCGGTAAGAACGCCGAACGTGGCCCCGCTACGCCGCCCGGGTCTTCTGTGCTAA
- a CDS encoding phospho-sugar mutase, protein MTIDEALTAAKGAVADGKLTDSALENLTAWLTEDRYAEYADQIVEHVERGDWQTLDDVFWTIIPFGTGGRRGKMYPFGSNAINDRTIGESAQGLANYIKDTLGEGAELSCALCRDTRHNGERFAKLCAEIMVAAGFKVYMLQGYRSTPELSFAVRYKNCSTGIMVTASHNPPSDNAVKVYWSTGGQVLPPHDKGIIERVMNCQEIIRVDFDKAVADGDIVFCENEVDKAFIENVVAQGRPGPRELKVLYSPLHGVGATAVVPALSGDGFKDVEIFGPHAEPSGDFPNVPGHVSNPERPVVFDAMIEHAKTSGADLCVATDPDCDRIGLAAPVISGGNDWKTLTGNQICALLCDYVVETYPGTLTQEHFVVQTLVTTQMVRRIADSYGAKVVGDLLVGFKWIAGAIDENGPDKFLYGCEESHGYMTGTYARDKDGAVASMLACELAAKLKANGKSLHEKLDDLFWQHGCHAERLVNVQMPGSEGMAEMKKVMAAFRTDPLEAVGGLPIKQVRDYLNNVKIAVGGTAPSAPLEGPTGDLVILDTQEEGTYVACRPSGTEPKIKFYMFAYTPAEQLHDLDETKADLEARLDEMEADLRKFAGV, encoded by the coding sequence ATGACCATCGACGAAGCGCTGACCGCCGCCAAGGGCGCGGTCGCCGACGGCAAGCTGACCGACTCCGCCCTCGAGAACCTAACCGCCTGGCTCACCGAGGACCGCTACGCCGAGTACGCCGACCAGATTGTCGAGCACGTCGAGCGGGGCGACTGGCAGACCCTCGATGACGTGTTCTGGACCATCATCCCGTTCGGAACCGGCGGCCGCCGCGGCAAGATGTACCCGTTCGGTTCGAACGCCATCAACGACCGCACTATCGGCGAGAGCGCCCAGGGCCTGGCCAACTACATTAAGGACACGCTGGGCGAGGGGGCCGAGCTGTCATGCGCACTCTGCCGCGACACCCGCCACAACGGCGAGCGGTTCGCCAAGCTGTGCGCCGAGATCATGGTCGCCGCCGGCTTCAAGGTCTACATGCTGCAGGGCTACCGCAGCACGCCCGAGCTGTCGTTCGCGGTCCGCTACAAGAACTGCTCGACCGGCATCATGGTCACCGCCAGCCATAACCCTCCCAGCGACAACGCGGTGAAGGTGTACTGGAGCACCGGCGGCCAGGTGCTGCCGCCGCACGACAAGGGGATCATCGAGCGGGTGATGAACTGCCAGGAGATCATCCGCGTCGACTTCGACAAAGCCGTCGCGGACGGCGACATCGTGTTCTGCGAGAACGAGGTCGACAAGGCGTTCATCGAGAACGTTGTCGCGCAGGGCCGACCCGGCCCGCGGGAACTGAAGGTGCTGTACTCGCCGCTGCACGGCGTGGGCGCCACGGCGGTTGTGCCGGCGCTCTCCGGCGACGGCTTCAAGGACGTGGAGATCTTCGGCCCGCACGCCGAGCCCTCGGGCGACTTTCCCAACGTGCCGGGCCACGTGTCGAACCCCGAGCGGCCGGTGGTGTTCGACGCGATGATCGAGCACGCCAAGACCAGCGGCGCCGACCTGTGCGTCGCGACCGACCCGGACTGCGACCGCATCGGCCTGGCCGCGCCGGTAATCTCCGGCGGCAACGACTGGAAGACCCTGACCGGCAACCAGATCTGCGCCCTGCTGTGCGACTACGTCGTCGAGACCTACCCCGGCACGCTGACCCAAGAGCACTTTGTCGTGCAGACGCTGGTCACCACGCAGATGGTCCGCCGCATCGCCGACAGCTACGGCGCCAAGGTGGTGGGCGACCTGTTGGTCGGCTTCAAGTGGATCGCCGGCGCGATCGATGAGAACGGCCCCGACAAGTTCCTCTACGGCTGCGAGGAGTCGCACGGCTACATGACCGGCACCTATGCCCGCGACAAGGACGGCGCGGTCGCGTCGATGCTGGCGTGCGAGCTGGCCGCCAAGCTGAAGGCCAACGGCAAGTCGCTGCACGAGAAGCTCGACGATTTGTTCTGGCAGCACGGCTGCCACGCCGAGCGGCTGGTCAACGTGCAGATGCCGGGCAGCGAGGGCATGGCCGAGATGAAGAAGGTGATGGCCGCCTTCCGCACCGATCCGCTCGAGGCCGTCGGCGGCCTGCCAATCAAGCAGGTGCGGGACTACCTAAACAACGTCAAGATCGCCGTCGGCGGCACGGCTCCGTCGGCGCCGCTTGAGGGTCCGACCGGCGACCTCGTGATCCTCGACACGCAGGAAGAAGGGACTTACGTCGCCTGCCGCCCCAGCGGCACCGAGCCGAAGATCAAATTCTACATGTTCGCCTACACGCCCGCCGAGCAGCTCCACGACCTCGACGAGACCAAGGCCGACCTCGAGGCGCGCCTCGACGAGATGGAAGCCGACCTGCGGAAGTTCGCCGGAGTTTGA
- a CDS encoding RNA polymerase sigma factor, whose product MPHAQPALKLTTDEDCEAPAASGQLAAEPTDAQLLARFAAERDEHAFGQLVERHGPLVLGVCRRNTFCPEDAEDAFQATFLVLAESVRKIRRRASLSAWLYGVALRVSGRVRRAGPHGATQNLEGDVVLHADPLDELLARHDGMVADEELTALPDKLRRPLVLRYLAGKSNVETAAELGISVAALEGRLKRGKSELRARLRRRGVTLAAVVAVLKATRAEAALPESLISTATAVACGGTGTTAELNANPTVNPIAAEELSAMHALGIPKLLIPLTAAGVAVLALGVHLAYSQGTDEGGGAVPLQHAVEQVVSESEFAVAAAPASQSSPEPAIAPVQNPPASALMSRLRPQSESVAKIEAALSKPLTRQGLEFLDIPLEECIDFLRNEYEIEIQLDEKAFDDLGIGTDEPVTINLRNISLESALNLMLARLDLTHVIANEVLLITGQEEAETHSSTKLYPTSRLGYDAEQLRQTFITIVAPHTWSENKGEAEIEALSNGDLLVRQTYAGHRELAKVLEQLAAVPPGEQAAEPKDRDDQVTTRVYQASDLGIPPKELQELVAAVVQPDTWADESRAGINASGEHGLVVSQSESTHKQINALLQLVRRAKGAAPAAETATTTPDNAARERSDDLLQSLLRRREEVLREVQRKQDAYEALAQESGSIVDPQNAVENQLDVVLLTKLQDELLSLRRMEALEGKPSGDFRQELEAEVDSIEQRLRQRSSNDTELQRRREEIEQLQQVAAELSKQIEDLKTEQALRNADE is encoded by the coding sequence ATGCCCCACGCCCAACCCGCGCTGAAGCTGACGACCGACGAGGACTGTGAGGCGCCCGCCGCCTCCGGTCAGCTCGCCGCCGAGCCGACCGACGCCCAACTGCTCGCCCGGTTCGCCGCCGAGCGGGACGAGCACGCCTTTGGCCAGCTCGTCGAGCGGCACGGCCCGCTGGTGCTGGGGGTCTGCCGCCGCAACACTTTCTGCCCCGAGGACGCCGAGGACGCGTTCCAGGCGACCTTCCTGGTGCTGGCCGAGTCGGTCCGCAAGATCCGCCGACGGGCGTCGCTGTCGGCCTGGCTGTACGGCGTCGCCCTGCGGGTGAGCGGCCGCGTCCGCCGAGCAGGCCCGCACGGCGCCACGCAGAACCTGGAGGGCGATGTGGTCCTGCACGCCGACCCCTTGGACGAGCTGCTCGCCCGGCACGACGGCATGGTCGCCGACGAGGAGCTGACCGCCCTGCCCGACAAGCTCCGCCGCCCGCTGGTGCTGCGGTACCTGGCCGGCAAGAGCAACGTCGAAACGGCCGCCGAGCTCGGCATCTCGGTCGCCGCGCTCGAGGGCCGGCTGAAGCGTGGCAAGAGCGAGCTCCGCGCCCGGCTGCGCCGCCGCGGCGTCACGCTGGCGGCGGTGGTCGCCGTGCTGAAGGCGACCCGCGCCGAGGCCGCGTTGCCCGAATCGCTGATCTCCACCGCCACGGCCGTAGCCTGCGGCGGAACCGGGACAACCGCTGAACTCAATGCCAATCCCACCGTTAACCCCATCGCCGCCGAGGAACTTAGCGCCATGCACGCCTTAGGAATCCCCAAGCTGCTGATCCCGCTCACCGCCGCCGGCGTCGCCGTGCTGGCGTTGGGCGTCCACCTGGCGTACTCGCAAGGTACCGATGAGGGCGGCGGCGCAGTCCCGCTGCAGCACGCGGTTGAGCAAGTGGTCAGCGAAAGCGAGTTCGCGGTCGCCGCGGCGCCGGCCAGCCAAAGCTCCCCGGAACCCGCCATCGCCCCCGTTCAGAATCCTCCGGCGTCTGCGCTCATGAGCCGCCTCAGACCGCAGAGCGAATCAGTCGCCAAAATCGAAGCCGCTCTCAGCAAGCCGCTAACCAGACAGGGTCTCGAATTTCTCGACATCCCGCTGGAAGAGTGCATCGACTTCTTGCGGAACGAGTACGAAATCGAGATTCAGCTTGACGAGAAGGCGTTCGACGACCTAGGAATCGGGACCGACGAGCCAGTCACAATCAACCTGCGAAACATCAGCCTCGAATCCGCCTTGAACCTGATGCTAGCGCGGCTCGACCTGACGCATGTGATCGCAAACGAGGTGCTGCTCATCACGGGGCAAGAAGAGGCTGAAACGCACTCGTCAACCAAGCTCTACCCGACCAGCAGACTCGGCTACGACGCCGAGCAACTGCGGCAGACGTTTATCACGATCGTCGCTCCCCACACCTGGTCCGAGAACAAGGGCGAAGCCGAGATCGAGGCCCTCTCCAATGGCGACCTGCTCGTGCGGCAGACCTACGCCGGGCACCGCGAGCTGGCAAAGGTGCTGGAGCAGCTCGCGGCGGTTCCACCGGGCGAACAGGCCGCGGAGCCTAAGGACCGTGACGATCAGGTGACCACAAGAGTCTACCAAGCTTCCGATCTCGGGATCCCCCCCAAGGAGTTGCAAGAGCTCGTTGCGGCCGTAGTGCAGCCAGACACCTGGGCCGACGAGAGCCGCGCCGGAATCAACGCATCTGGCGAACACGGGCTGGTGGTGAGCCAGTCTGAAAGCACGCACAAGCAGATTAACGCTTTGCTGCAGCTTGTGCGGCGCGCCAAGGGAGCGGCGCCCGCGGCAGAGACAGCCACGACCACGCCAGACAACGCGGCCAGGGAGCGAAGCGACGACCTGTTGCAGTCACTGCTGCGGCGACGCGAGGAAGTGCTGCGAGAGGTTCAACGCAAGCAAGATGCCTACGAAGCGTTGGCACAAGAAAGCGGGTCGATCGTCGATCCACAGAATGCCGTGGAGAACCAGCTCGACGTAGTTCTGCTCACTAAGCTTCAGGACGAGCTGCTCAGCCTACGACGCATGGAGGCCTTGGAAGGCAAGCCGTCGGGCGACTTCCGCCAGGAACTCGAAGCCGAGGTCGACAGTATCGAGCAACGCCTCCGCCAGCGTTCCTCTAACGACACCGAGCTGCAACGGCGCCGCGAAGAGATCGAGCAGCTCCAGCAGGTCGCGGCCGAGCTCTCCAAACAGATCGAGGACCTGAAGACCGAGCAGGCTCTCCGCAACGCCGATGAGTAG